The Pandoraea vervacti DNA window TCTGGCGCGGGTGCGTAGAGGCCATGCCGCGTGCGCAGTGGGAAGCGGCGGAGTGCCTGTCATTCTCGCGCTGGCAGACGCTGCGTCTGGTGATCATTCCACAGGCGGTGCGTCTGTCGCTGCCGCCGACCATCGGTTTTCTGGTGCAGATCATCAAGATGACGTCGCTCGCGTCGGTCATCGGCTTCGTCGAGCTGACCCGCGCAGGACAAATCATCAACAACTCGATTTTCCAGCCCTTCCTCGTGTTCTCGCTGGTTGGGGTGTTTTATTTCGTGCTGTGCTACCCGCTCTCGCGCTGGAGCGCATCACTGGAGGACAGGCTCAATGTCGGCAATCGTTAAGGTCAGGGAGATTCACAAGCGCTTCGGCGACAACCCCGTGCTCAAGGGCGTGTCATTCGAAGTGGAGCGGGGTCAGATGGTCGCCATCATCGGTGCCAGCGGCTCGGGCAAAAGCACCGCCTTGCGTTGCATCGACCGTCTGGAGACCATCGACGAAGGCACGATCGAGGTGTGCGGCCTGCGCGTCGAAGATCCGTCCATCGACCTGCATCAACTGCGCCGTGAAGTCGGCATCGTCTTTCAGAGCTACAACCTGTTCCCGCATCTGAGCGTGCGCGAGAACATCATGCTGGCGTTGCGCCATGTCAAGCGCATGGCGCGCAGCGAAGCCGAAGACGTCGCAAAACGAGTGCTCGCTCAGGTGGGCCTCTCAGACAAGGCGGACAGCTATCCCGAGCAACTCTCCGGCGGTCAGCAGCAGCGCGTAGCGATTGCCCGCTCGCTCGCCATGTCGCCGAAGGTCATGTTGTTCGACGAAGTGACGTCTGCACTCGATCCGCAACTCACGGGCGAAGTGCTGCGCGTGATGGAAGATCTCGCGGCCGACGGCATGACGATGCTGCTCGTGACGCACGAAATGGCGTTCGCCAAACGCGTGGCCGACCAGATCATCTACATGCATCAGGGCAAGGTATGGGAAGTCGGTCCAGGCGACATGCTGGACAACCCGCAAACGCCCGAATTGCGTGCGTTCCTTGCGAACGGGCTGTAAATCGAAAGGACGGCGGGTGCGCGACGCGGCATGACGTTCGCGCGGGGCGCGCCAGTCCATCGCATGGCAGGACAACAAACATCCGAAGGAGACCACTGCATGAAACTCAAGACGTTCCTCACCCAGGCCTGCACCGCCGTTGTGCTTGGCGCGATGGCGCACGCCGCGCTTGCCGACCAGCTCGACGATATCAAGAAGGCGGGCAAGATCCGCGTGGCGATTGCCATGGGTACACCGTTGTATTCGTATGCCGACGCCAACCTGAAGCCCGTCGGCTCGGACGTCGAGACGGCCGAGCTGCTCGCGAAGGATCTGGGCGTGAAGCTCGACATCGTGTCGGTGACGAACGCCGCACGCGTGCCGACGCTGCAAGCCAACCGTGCCGATCTCGTGGTGGCCGACCTGTCGATCACGCCGGAACGCGCGCAGGTGGTCGACTTTTCGATTCCCTACGCCGTCATCTCGATCATCGTGGGCGCGCCGAAGAGCATGAACATCAAGAGCTACGCGGATCTGGACGGCAAGCGTGTCGGCCTCACGCGCGCCACCGTGAACGACACGCTCACGAGCGCGAACGCCAAAGGCGCACAGATCGTGCGCTATGAAGATGACGCCACGCTGATCACGTCGATGGTCACGGGGCAGGTCGATATCTTCTCGAGCACGCCGTCGAATCTGGGCGAAATGCAAAAGCGCGCCCCGGGCAAGAACCTCGAACTGAAGTTTGCGCAAAAGGAGTTCGATCTGGGCATCGCGCTGAACAAGAATCAGCCCGGACTCAAGGACTGGGTCAACAACTGGGTCAGGACGAACCTGAAGAATGGCAAGCTCAATGAGATCTACAAGAAATATCATGGCCGCGATCTGCCGGAGAGCGTGACGAAGGGCGCATGAGTCGATCGCCGGGCCGATGGCGACATCCGAAGGGACCGTCCTTGCCTGAGTGCAAGGACGGTTTTTTTTCGACGTCTTTACTGGCAGTCCTGCGTGGAAAGGGGTAAGTTAGCGACTTGTTTTCGCCCCCGGCGCGGCCCTCCTGCGTGCTTGCCACGTCCTGTCATGGACTTGCCAGCGAATCGCCGCGCGACACTTATGCACGATCCACGCGCCTACGGGTGCGCCATGCTCAAATGACGGCTCCTTACGCGTTTTTTGCCTTTGCGTTTTCCTCCGCCGCGCGCGCATGCGCCGGCGTCCTCGCCCTGGCGCTATGCAGCACATGCACGCCGGCGTTCGCCGCTGGCGATGTCGACGCCGGCAAGGCGTTGTTTGCCTCGCGCTGCGCGTCGTGTCATGCCGTCGGGCCGATGGCGGCTTCCGGCTTCGGCCCGCAACTCAATGGCCTGTCCACGCGTCGTGCCGGCAGCCTGAAGGACTTCGAGTATTCGGCGGCCATGAAACAGTCCGGACTGGTGTGGGACGACAAGACGCTCGCTGCGTTCATTGCGAATCCCGGCAATACCGTACCCGGCACGAAGATGCGCTTCTGGGGGATCGGCAACGAACGCAAGGTCGCGGACCTGATCGCCTATCTGCATACATTCAAGTGAGTCGATCCGCTTGCGCGGCGTGCCGTCTCGGCGTGCCGTGAAGGTTGCGTGACGCGAGAATCGCATTAGCGAATTCGACAAAGCCCGCGCCCCCCGGCCCCCGCGTCACCCAGCGCGGCGGCACCGGCAATTGCGGCAGATAATCGACCACCGTGCTGACACCCGCGGTGTGTTTGAAATAGCCGAACATCGGTGCATCGTTGGTCGAATCCCCCGAATAGGCGATCCATTCCGACGCCGCATCGGCGTCCACGCCATACACGTCGTCGAGAATACGCAACGACATCGAGAGCTTGTCGTAGCCGCCTATCCAGCCAAGCACCCAGAGATTATTGACGGTGGCGTTCGCCCCGGCCTGCGTCAGTACGTCGAGGATCCGTTGATCCGATTCCTCGTCGCTGCGACGATAGGCCAGACTCGTCAATCGGAAGATCTGGTCGTCGGCATGCTCCGCCTGCGGCAAGGTCTCCTTCACCGTCTGTGCGATCGCGCGCAACTGCGCGCCTGTCTGGTCGAGGCGCTCGTGCGGATGCCAGAAATGCCGCTCGACGTGATGGCCGTCCGGCCCTCTGCGCAGGAATAACCCGCCGTTCTCCGCAATCACCCCGTCGACGGGCCACATGCGGGCCATCTGGTCGCACCATCCGGCAGGCGCAGCGGTCACCGGAATGACGCGAATCCCCGCCGCTTCGAGACGCGCCAATGCGTCATACGTCGGCGCGGGCAGACGTCCCCGATAGGTGAGCGTTTCGTCCATGTCCGTCAACACGAACCGGACGTCGGAGAACTGATGGGGAGGTGCGAGAGAGAGCGCTTGCATGGCGGTCGAAATACACGGACAGCGTTCGATTATGCGGTGCGACCCGCCCGCCGCTTAGTCAGAATACGCATATGTATATGACGTGACGTGACGCGCCGCTCATGGCACTGCCGTCACGTCCCGAGCCTTGCCTTGCGCGAAATGCCGAGTCCCGGGCGATCGGGCATTCGGCATCGCACGCGCAACCGCTTCAGATGCGCGCGTAGTTCTCCGAGGCAAACGTCCAGTTCAATGTCTTCGCAATCGTTTGCGCGAGATAGTCCGCACGGCGATTCTGATAATCGAGGTAGTACGCGTGCTCCCACACGTCGACGGTCAGCAGCGGCAATTGTCCGTTGCGCGTGAACGGCGTCTCGGCGTTGCCCGTCTTCACGACGGCAAGGTCGCGCCGGTCATCGACGACGAGCCATCCCCAGCCGCTGCCGAATTGCGACGCCGAGACCGACACCAATTGCTTCGACAGGGCCTCGAACGAGCCGAATTTTGCGATGATCGCATCGCTCAGACGCGCGTCCGGCTTCGTTGGCACGGGGCTTAACGACTTCCAGTAGAAGTTGTGATTCCAGGCCTGCGCCGCGTTGTTGAAGATGTCTTCCATGTCTTCGCGACCATGGGACTTGAGGATGATCTGTTCTAGCGTAGCGTTGGCGAGCGGCGTGTCGGCCAGCAGCTTTTTCAGATTGGTGAAGTAAGCCTGATGGTGCTTGCCGTAGTGAATATCGACGGTGCGAGCCGAGATAACGGGCGCAAGCGCGTCCTGCGCGTACGGAAGCTTGGGCAGCGACTGCGGCGACGCACCGAGATATGCGAGAAGCGCTGCTTCGTCTCGTTGATTGCCGGCGTGGGTCGCGCTGTTCGACGAGGTCGTTGCGGCAAGACTCAGGTTCGACATGACGAGCGCAGCAGCGCCAAGCGAACCGCTGGCGAGCATCTGACGACGAGACAGATGTGTTTGAGGCATGATCATCTCCGTTTTGTTGGGAGGAAGAGAAGGCCCGTTCAAGGCCCCGCTTGTTCTCATAACGATTCACGGACCGCAGTTATTCCATCGTGTGCGAAAAAATCCGCCAATGGGCAACGTGTCGACATGCGACGCCGGGCAGTTGGGCGAGACGCTTCGGACCAAAAATCGAACCGTTGACAAAAACCCGTTCACCACCAATGATTTAGCGAGCATTTTTTCACCGCGCGACGCGCTATGACGTCCGGCATCTCCCGATCTGCGCCGGATCGACGCAAGACCTTGAAGCACCTGCGAATCACCCGGATTGCCCTCACGTAAATAATGGTCTTCATTGGAACCCATGATGAGAAAAAATCTAAATGCGGTGTTCGTCTTTTCACTTCTCGCATCTCACCTGGCGTTGGCCGCCGCGCCAAAAGTCGATAACGACGCGGTGATCGAGCGACGGGCCGTGGAAGCCGTTATCTGGGGCATGCCCGCAGTCAATACCGAGCTGATGTTGCAGGCAATGCAGCGCAGCACGTCGGCCCGGGAGAACGAGGTCGTCTACTGGTCGAAGCCGGTGAACTGGAAGAACCAGACCCTCACGCCGAATCCCGATTCGATTTATTTCATGACCTTCGTGAACACGAAGGCGTCCGGGCCGCTGGTGGTGGAAATTCCGCCAGCGGACGGCGGCTCTCTCGCCGTGAATATCGTCACCACGTGGCAAATGCCCCTGGAGGACGCCGGCCCCCAGGGCGCGGATCAGGGCAAAGGCGGCAAATATCTGATTCTGCCGCCGGATTACCAGGACACGCCGCCGCCGGGATACATCGCATTACGATCCGACACGTATGGCGGCTTCACGCTGATGCGCTCGAACCTCGCAAGCCACAACGATGCCGACGTCGCTAAATCTGTCGAGTACGGAAAACGCATCAAGGTCTATCCGCTGTCGCAGGCGAGCGCCCCGCCTCCGACGCGCTTCACCGATGCCTACGACGTGCTGTTCGACGCCACGATCCGCTACGACGCGAGTTTTTTCAAGACCCTGAACGACGTGGTTCAGAAGGAGCCCTGGATTCAGCGCGATCGCGTCATGATCGATCATCTCGGCACATTGGGGATCCACAAAGGGAAGCCTTATCAGCCCGATGCCAAAACGGAGAAGATCCTCAACGCGGCGGCGCGGCAAGCGCATGCGGAGCT harbors:
- a CDS encoding transporter substrate-binding domain-containing protein — translated: MKLKTFLTQACTAVVLGAMAHAALADQLDDIKKAGKIRVAIAMGTPLYSYADANLKPVGSDVETAELLAKDLGVKLDIVSVTNAARVPTLQANRADLVVADLSITPERAQVVDFSIPYAVISIIVGAPKSMNIKSYADLDGKRVGLTRATVNDTLTSANAKGAQIVRYEDDATLITSMVTGQVDIFSSTPSNLGEMQKRAPGKNLELKFAQKEFDLGIALNKNQPGLKDWVNNWVRTNLKNGKLNEIYKKYHGRDLPESVTKGA
- a CDS encoding amino acid ABC transporter permease, whose product is MIGNFSLTYLAYMVQSIGWTLVLSALAFVLGMAGGFLVMLGRISPRRWLRLPTQIFIEAIQGIPLLILLFIVYFGLSVYGFELPSIVAAALALMVYTSAYLGDIWRGCVEAMPRAQWEAAECLSFSRWQTLRLVIIPQAVRLSLPPTIGFLVQIIKMTSLASVIGFVELTRAGQIINNSIFQPFLVFSLVGVFYFVLCYPLSRWSASLEDRLNVGNR
- a CDS encoding amino acid ABC transporter ATP-binding protein yields the protein MSAIVKVREIHKRFGDNPVLKGVSFEVERGQMVAIIGASGSGKSTALRCIDRLETIDEGTIEVCGLRVEDPSIDLHQLRREVGIVFQSYNLFPHLSVRENIMLALRHVKRMARSEAEDVAKRVLAQVGLSDKADSYPEQLSGGQQQRVAIARSLAMSPKVMLFDEVTSALDPQLTGEVLRVMEDLAADGMTMLLVTHEMAFAKRVADQIIYMHQGKVWEVGPGDMLDNPQTPELRAFLANGL
- a CDS encoding HAD-IIB family hydrolase, which produces MQALSLAPPHQFSDVRFVLTDMDETLTYRGRLPAPTYDALARLEAAGIRVIPVTAAPAGWCDQMARMWPVDGVIAENGGLFLRRGPDGHHVERHFWHPHERLDQTGAQLRAIAQTVKETLPQAEHADDQIFRLTSLAYRRSDEESDQRILDVLTQAGANATVNNLWVLGWIGGYDKLSMSLRILDDVYGVDADAASEWIAYSGDSTNDAPMFGYFKHTAGVSTVVDYLPQLPVPPRWVTRGPGGAGFVEFANAILASRNLHGTPRRHAAQADRLT
- a CDS encoding c-type cytochrome → MTAPYAFFAFAFSSAARACAGVLALALCSTCTPAFAAGDVDAGKALFASRCASCHAVGPMAASGFGPQLNGLSTRRAGSLKDFEYSAAMKQSGLVWDDKTLAAFIANPGNTVPGTKMRFWGIGNERKVADLIAYLHTFK
- a CDS encoding DUF1214 domain-containing protein, coding for MRKNLNAVFVFSLLASHLALAAAPKVDNDAVIERRAVEAVIWGMPAVNTELMLQAMQRSTSARENEVVYWSKPVNWKNQTLTPNPDSIYFMTFVNTKASGPLVVEIPPADGGSLAVNIVTTWQMPLEDAGPQGADQGKGGKYLILPPDYQDTPPPGYIALRSDTYGGFTLMRSNLASHNDADVAKSVEYGKRIKVYPLSQASAPPPTRFTDAYDVLFDATIRYDASFFKTLNDVVQKEPWIQRDRVMIDHLGTLGIHKGKPYQPDAKTEKILNAAARQAHAELAARYDRGFERMVPEYRWFPAAMPEIARAVSTGYGNPDEYPVDGRGVTYTLGFTGIKRLGTAQFYLMVAKDKNGKDFDGRSTYRLVVPPNAPVAQYWSATAYDRQTHALIRNMPKASVASTTTGIAKNADGSVDIYFGPKAPEGKQANWVPTDPHGKFELLFRLYEPQKAFFDKQWRLPDVEKID
- a CDS encoding superoxide dismutase encodes the protein MPKLPYAQDALAPVISARTVDIHYGKHHQAYFTNLKKLLADTPLANATLEQIILKSHGREDMEDIFNNAAQAWNHNFYWKSLSPVPTKPDARLSDAIIAKFGSFEALSKQLVSVSASQFGSGWGWLVVDDRRDLAVVKTGNAETPFTRNGQLPLLTVDVWEHAYYLDYQNRRADYLAQTIAKTLNWTFASENYARI